A window from Patescibacteria group bacterium encodes these proteins:
- the proB gene encoding glutamate 5-kinase, translating into MNRVVIKIGTNLLTRADGSLNLEFLEKISSEVKRLHMNDIETVIVTSGAVAAGRGELKLNRADPETLHEKQALAAVGQSNLMQKYYKYFSLENKVVIAQVLLTPHDFENLDTLQNTHNVLKLLLAKKVVPIVNENDVTATDELKYMANDRLAARVANLVGADSLILLTDVDGLFEEEPHKNPKAKIVKTVDKRNLKKYFEMAGAASDGGHGGMRTKLEAAKIAECEVFIANGLGKNVLAKIVLKEENPGTVLR; encoded by the coding sequence TTGAATAGAGTCGTCATCAAAATCGGCACGAATCTCCTCACGCGCGCGGACGGCAGTCTGAATCTGGAATTTCTCGAAAAAATTTCAAGCGAAGTGAAGCGGCTGCATATGAACGACATCGAGACAGTCATCGTGACGAGCGGTGCGGTCGCCGCTGGTCGCGGCGAGCTGAAGCTCAATCGCGCCGATCCGGAGACACTCCACGAAAAACAAGCCCTCGCCGCCGTCGGTCAGAGCAATCTAATGCAGAAGTATTACAAATATTTTTCGCTCGAAAATAAAGTCGTCATCGCTCAGGTGCTGCTCACACCGCACGATTTCGAGAATCTGGATACATTGCAAAACACGCACAATGTTTTGAAACTTTTGCTCGCAAAAAAAGTCGTGCCCATCGTCAATGAAAATGACGTGACAGCGACGGACGAATTGAAATACATGGCGAATGACCGACTCGCGGCGCGCGTCGCGAATCTCGTCGGCGCGGATAGCTTGATCTTGCTCACTGATGTCGACGGACTTTTCGAGGAAGAACCGCACAAAAATCCGAAAGCCAAAATCGTGAAAACCGTCGACAAACGCAATTTGAAAAAATATTTCGAAATGGCGGGCGCAGCCAGTGACGGCGGACACGGCGGCATGCGGACGAAACTCGAAGCGGCGAAAATTGCGGAGTGCGAAGTCTTCATCGCGAACGGCCTCGGCAAAAATGTCCTCGCGAAAATCGTCCTGAAAGAGGAGAATCCGGGAACAGTTTTGCGCTAG
- a CDS encoding efflux RND transporter permease subunit, with the protein MSTPEELAIAETGKSFWGFCVRNWRVTLLLILLAVFGGLFELSQMPLESSPEIKIPIAVVATVYPGASPTDIEKLVTDPLEIRLKNLDQLKQLTSSSSEGVSAITVEFNPQADLTDSIRKLRDEVLNAKGDLPADALDSVVTEIRLDDVSILTISLLANLPPEEMKQYADDLKTSIEGVSGVSEVILSGLADKQMQILVDIQKLEGYGLSLAQIVGAVAANHIDFPIGNVLTDGFYYTASFKAQFDSADDLLLLPVGSAGGQNIYLRDIATVREVFGATQSSARVYRAAEKDLSNSVTLQVKKKTGANIVKVVDTVKQRAEDFKKNSLPPSVNVLLTNDYSEFIREDIYTLGETAIETILIIFVVLYLSLGTVETLLVSFSVPLILLVSFIGLRLVGETFNSIVMFALVLSLGIVVDNSIVIVQAIYRNVKIKKMNGYAAAMLAISEFKTPIVAGTLTIMAAFFPMTLMTGIMGEYIRHIPNTVNITLAASFLVAIFLLAGLCARIFRNYHVSERVERQPLLVRYFLKPLESWYAVRIRRIMESKKLRYTWVIGMVLAFCVTISFPFIGLMKIQMFPTVNQDYFNVAIKLPVGAELSQTDAVAQRVEKMIQALPEVDNFVTILGGGAVGSSGGLGGGGGATGANQAAITVNLFKKGERQFKSYDLAEKLRSATLAITEATVTVDELESGPPSGAPVELRLKGADSNLLEQASVAVKQALEKIPGTYDITTDIETGTGEFYFRPRRDRLNYYGLTAVQLATFLRTAVFGNDSVKIVRAGEETPIVVALDFRQEACKADKQTQLLERRDNLTVCRNTPTDISTLENLLVVTARGTVPVSELADVSLNPAITTIRHRDTDTVVTVDANVDSQTLPSEVVQKLSAEMSQILPAGVTADFGGETADIAESYNSLFGAMGIGLFLIALILVLQFNSFRQPFIIIFTIPLALIGVFASLTLLGRNFSFPGFIGIVALCGVVVSHTIILTDRFNHHIKLGMPKLEAIVLSGRERLEPVFLTTAATVMGMIPLAFSSEMWTDLALTIAFGLTFCTMLTLVMVPIFYNALVSEEEVRGSKHQG; encoded by the coding sequence TTGAGTACGCCTGAAGAGCTAGCAATCGCGGAAACCGGTAAATCGTTTTGGGGTTTTTGTGTGCGGAATTGGCGCGTCACTTTGCTCTTGATTTTGCTCGCTGTTTTCGGCGGTCTTTTCGAGCTCTCGCAGATGCCGCTCGAGTCGAGCCCGGAAATCAAAATTCCAATCGCCGTCGTGGCGACGGTTTATCCGGGCGCTTCGCCGACGGATATCGAGAAGCTCGTCACGGATCCTTTGGAAATTCGACTCAAAAATCTGGATCAGCTCAAACAGCTCACTTCATCTTCGAGCGAGGGCGTCAGCGCGATTACAGTCGAATTCAATCCGCAGGCGGATCTGACTGACTCGATTCGCAAGTTGCGGGACGAAGTGCTGAATGCGAAAGGGGACTTGCCGGCGGACGCACTGGATTCGGTCGTCACTGAAATTCGACTCGACGATGTTTCGATTTTGACAATTTCTTTGCTGGCGAATTTGCCGCCCGAAGAAATGAAACAATATGCCGACGATCTCAAAACTTCAATCGAAGGTGTCTCGGGCGTGAGTGAGGTGATTCTCTCCGGATTGGCTGACAAGCAGATGCAGATCTTGGTCGACATCCAAAAGCTAGAAGGCTACGGTTTGAGCCTGGCGCAGATTGTCGGCGCGGTCGCGGCGAATCACATTGATTTCCCGATTGGCAATGTGCTCACGGACGGTTTTTATTACACGGCTTCATTCAAAGCTCAATTTGATTCCGCCGATGATTTGCTTTTGCTGCCAGTCGGTTCAGCCGGTGGGCAAAATATTTATCTGCGTGACATTGCGACCGTGCGTGAAGTTTTTGGCGCGACACAAAGTAGCGCGCGCGTTTACCGTGCTGCAGAAAAAGATCTCAGCAACTCCGTCACGCTCCAGGTCAAAAAGAAAACGGGCGCGAATATCGTCAAAGTCGTGGATACGGTGAAGCAGCGTGCGGAAGATTTCAAAAAAAATTCTTTGCCGCCGAGCGTCAATGTCTTGCTCACGAATGACTACTCCGAATTTATCCGCGAGGATATTTACACTTTGGGCGAGACGGCGATTGAGACGATTCTCATCATCTTCGTCGTGCTTTATCTTTCGCTTGGTACCGTCGAAACTTTGCTCGTGAGTTTCTCGGTGCCGCTGATTTTGCTCGTGTCCTTCATTGGCTTGCGCCTGGTGGGCGAGACCTTCAATAGCATCGTCATGTTTGCGCTCGTACTCTCGCTCGGTATCGTGGTCGACAATTCAATCGTGATTGTGCAGGCGATTTACCGCAATGTGAAAATAAAAAAAATGAACGGTTATGCGGCGGCGATGTTGGCGATCAGCGAATTCAAGACGCCGATCGTGGCGGGTACGCTCACGATTATGGCGGCATTTTTCCCGATGACTTTGATGACTGGAATTATGGGTGAGTACATCCGGCACATTCCCAATACGGTCAACATTACTCTGGCTGCTTCGTTTTTGGTCGCGATCTTTTTGCTGGCGGGGCTGTGTGCGCGGATTTTCCGCAATTACCATGTGAGCGAGCGAGTCGAGCGGCAACCACTTTTGGTGCGCTATTTTTTGAAGCCGCTCGAATCGTGGTACGCCGTACGCATTCGTCGGATTATGGAATCCAAAAAATTGCGGTACACCTGGGTCATCGGTATGGTACTCGCTTTTTGTGTGACAATTTCTTTTCCTTTCATCGGGCTGATGAAAATTCAAATGTTCCCGACCGTGAATCAGGATTACTTCAATGTCGCGATTAAGCTGCCCGTGGGCGCCGAACTTTCGCAGACTGACGCGGTGGCGCAGCGGGTGGAAAAAATGATTCAAGCTTTGCCCGAGGTTGATAATTTCGTGACTATTCTCGGCGGTGGTGCGGTCGGAAGCTCAGGCGGACTTGGTGGTGGCGGAGGAGCGACTGGTGCGAATCAGGCGGCGATTACAGTCAATTTATTTAAGAAAGGTGAGCGGCAATTCAAAAGCTACGATCTGGCGGAGAAATTGCGCAGCGCAACGCTCGCGATTACCGAAGCGACTGTCACAGTCGATGAATTGGAATCCGGTCCGCCGTCGGGCGCGCCAGTCGAGTTGCGCTTGAAAGGCGCTGATTCCAATTTGCTCGAGCAGGCTTCGGTCGCAGTGAAGCAGGCGCTCGAAAAAATTCCTGGCACCTACGATATTACGACTGATATTGAGACGGGTACGGGTGAATTTTATTTCCGTCCGCGTCGAGATCGTTTGAATTATTACGGTTTGACGGCGGTGCAGCTCGCGACATTTTTGCGCACGGCTGTTTTCGGCAACGACTCGGTCAAGATTGTCCGCGCCGGCGAAGAAACGCCGATTGTCGTCGCGCTCGATTTTCGCCAGGAAGCTTGCAAAGCAGATAAGCAGACACAGCTCCTGGAGCGGCGCGACAACCTCACGGTTTGCCGCAACACTCCGACTGACATTTCGACTCTCGAAAATCTTCTGGTGGTGACAGCGCGTGGGACCGTGCCAGTCAGCGAGCTTGCCGATGTTTCTCTGAATCCGGCGATTACCACGATTCGCCACCGCGACACCGATACAGTCGTGACCGTGGATGCCAATGTCGACAGCCAAACTTTGCCGAGCGAGGTTGTCCAAAAATTATCAGCCGAGATGAGCCAAATTTTGCCGGCGGGCGTGACCGCGGACTTCGGCGGTGAGACCGCTGACATCGCGGAAAGTTACAATTCACTTTTTGGTGCGATGGGCATCGGGCTTTTCCTGATTGCCTTAATTCTGGTTTTGCAATTCAATTCTTTCCGCCAGCCGTTCATTATTATTTTCACGATTCCGCTTGCGTTGATTGGTGTCTTTGCCAGTCTCACTTTGCTCGGTCGCAATTTTTCTTTCCCTGGATTCATCGGCATCGTCGCGCTTTGCGGCGTGGTCGTGAGTCACACGATTATTTTGACTGATCGTTTCAATCATCATATCAAGCTCGGCATGCCGAAACTGGAAGCAATCGTGCTCTCCGGTCGTGAACGCCTTGAGCCGGTTTTTCTCACGACGGCGGCGACCGTCATGGGCATGATTCCGCTCGCGTTCAGTAGTGAGATGTGGACGGATTTGGCACTCACCATCGCTTTTGGTCTGACTTTTTGTACGATGCTGACGCTCGTGATGGTGCCGATTTTTTACAACGCCTTAGTCAGCGAAGAAGAAGTCCGTGGGTCTAAGCATCAGGGCTAA
- a CDS encoding efflux RND transporter periplasmic adaptor subunit: MQFSPKYLRLKSAVSFGLIALIMTGCAATPATDDSAAKVYVPSVQTVLVAPGLAREIATTGEVQAVKSAVLTSELSANVQKVFVQVGDSVTAGQLLVQLASASVSSSRSTAGAAYVNAQNSLTQTGLSAEQGVAGARVALNTAQISLTNTLAQNEAVRQQAEQILNSAKLASGLSVDAAQTALDNVIRSVYPTADSAVAACDGIIGVSQIYKSANDSYEYFLGSLSFASKPAAEASITLALDKLAGTVSDYASASALLAATEDAILKTLDVLSNSTVGTSFTQATLNADIGAINGKLSAVRSTISALDSAQAGLALAQQNSNGTSQTVLSAEANYQTTLTQLAAAEKSARQMVESAKAALESAERSTELSKTSARASLSSAAGNLSQTEISQDKLAIRAPFSGKITEIGIEQGDQVAPGTKLVSVEDASQLKIVAYLSAEEVRRVKIGDEVKIAKQSSDKIATIAPSADGFTQKFAVEIFTANPYLKPGEFVQLRFQIGESDTTDARIFLPLTALNILASGNSVWVVQDGKAFKRPVELGALEGEFVEIVSGLNLDEEAIVGGGRVLDESKDGIAITIAN, translated from the coding sequence ATGCAGTTCTCTCCCAAATATCTTCGCTTGAAATCCGCTGTGAGCTTCGGTCTCATCGCGCTCATCATGACGGGCTGCGCGGCGACGCCAGCGACCGATGATTCCGCCGCGAAAGTTTATGTCCCGTCGGTGCAGACCGTGCTTGTCGCGCCCGGGCTGGCGCGTGAAATCGCGACGACCGGCGAAGTTCAGGCTGTGAAATCAGCTGTTTTGACGAGTGAGCTGAGTGCCAATGTGCAAAAAGTTTTCGTGCAAGTGGGTGACTCGGTCACGGCTGGTCAATTACTCGTCCAGCTCGCTTCCGCCAGTGTCAGCTCCAGCCGTTCGACCGCGGGCGCGGCTTATGTCAATGCTCAAAACTCTCTGACTCAGACTGGTCTGTCCGCCGAACAAGGTGTCGCGGGCGCGCGCGTCGCGCTGAATACGGCGCAAATTTCGCTCACGAATACGCTCGCGCAAAACGAGGCGGTGCGGCAGCAGGCTGAACAGATTTTGAATTCCGCGAAACTGGCGAGCGGACTGTCAGTCGATGCGGCGCAAACCGCGCTCGACAATGTGATTCGTTCTGTCTATCCGACGGCGGATTCCGCCGTGGCTGCGTGCGATGGCATCATCGGCGTTTCACAAATTTACAAAAGCGCGAATGATTCTTACGAATATTTTCTCGGCTCACTCAGCTTCGCCTCGAAGCCGGCGGCGGAAGCGTCCATCACTTTAGCGCTCGATAAATTGGCTGGCACCGTTTCCGACTATGCCTCGGCGAGTGCGCTCCTCGCGGCGACAGAAGACGCTATTCTGAAGACGCTCGATGTCTTGAGTAATTCGACTGTCGGCACGAGCTTCACGCAGGCGACTCTGAATGCTGATATTGGCGCAATCAACGGCAAGCTTTCGGCGGTGCGTTCGACGATTTCCGCGCTCGACTCCGCGCAAGCCGGGCTTGCCTTGGCACAACAAAATTCCAACGGCACTTCGCAGACAGTACTTTCCGCTGAGGCGAATTATCAGACGACTCTCACGCAGCTTGCCGCAGCCGAAAAATCTGCGCGCCAGATGGTCGAATCAGCGAAGGCGGCGCTTGAGTCGGCGGAGCGTTCGACCGAACTTTCCAAAACTTCGGCGCGCGCTTCACTCAGCTCGGCGGCGGGCAATCTGAGCCAGACCGAAATTTCGCAAGACAAGCTCGCGATTCGTGCGCCTTTTTCCGGCAAAATTACCGAGATTGGAATCGAGCAGGGCGATCAGGTCGCGCCGGGGACGAAATTGGTCTCAGTCGAAGATGCCTCGCAGCTCAAGATTGTCGCGTATCTTTCGGCGGAGGAAGTGCGCCGCGTCAAGATTGGCGATGAGGTGAAAATCGCCAAGCAAAGCTCGGACAAAATTGCGACGATTGCGCCGTCGGCTGACGGCTTCACGCAAAAATTCGCCGTCGAAATTTTCACCGCAAATCCTTATTTGAAACCGGGTGAATTTGTCCAGCTGCGTTTCCAGATCGGAGAGTCTGATACTACGGACGCGCGTATTTTTCTCCCGCTCACCGCGCTCAATATTCTCGCTTCGGGAAATTCCGTCTGGGTGGTGCAGGATGGCAAAGCTTTCAAGCGACCGGTCGAGCTCGGCGCACTCGAAGGTGAATTTGTCGAAATCGTGAGCGGACTGAATTTAGACGAAGAGGCAATCGTCGGTGGTGGTCGTGTGCTCGACGAATCGAAAGATGGGATTGCGATCACGATCGCTAATTAA
- a CDS encoding MarR family transcriptional regulator, producing MPTKTGQTEFALSEIIIMTSTRLRAIANRCVFRESKITGTQFRILRLLMLRDQQQPTEVLKLVGGTKSNVSQRIKSLEKQGFVVRSAHQAGVDRRNVYIAITASGRKLVEGLMQRFHKAAKSLENQFSQKEVAAQFDFFKKLNQLLDENEQAIIKLFE from the coding sequence ATGCCAACCAAGACAGGTCAGACCGAATTCGCACTCAGTGAAATCATCATCATGACGAGCACGCGCTTGCGCGCCATCGCCAATCGCTGCGTCTTCCGCGAGAGCAAAATCACCGGCACGCAGTTTCGGATTTTGCGTTTGCTCATGCTCAGGGATCAGCAGCAGCCGACTGAAGTTTTGAAGTTGGTGGGCGGTACGAAATCGAATGTGAGTCAGCGCATCAAATCACTGGAAAAGCAGGGCTTCGTCGTGCGTTCGGCGCACCAAGCTGGGGTGGATCGTCGCAATGTCTACATCGCGATTACAGCGTCGGGGCGCAAATTGGTTGAGGGGTTGATGCAGCGTTTTCATAAGGCGGCGAAGTCGCTCGAAAATCAATTCTCGCAAAAGGAGGTCGCAGCGCAGTTCGATTTTTTCAAAAAACTGAACCAGTTGCTCGATGAAAACGAACAAGCCATTATCAAACTTTTCGAATAA
- the lysS gene encoding lysine--tRNA ligase: protein MNEPKNISEEKMRRERAAALRAAGVNPFADRFVKTHDLTAARALKDGTPAVAVAGRILQLRQMGKLAFLKLASLSGEYQIVIQDGQTADFALWAKNLDLGDIVGASGTTFTTKHGEPSLLVAELTMLTKSLSPLPEKFHGLADIEKKYRERHLDLATNRETRERFLFRSQLIKSLRSFFENEGFVEVETPVLQSKPSGAVAKPFRTHHEALDFDCVLRIAPETYLKRCLIGGFERVFEFARCFRNEGIDPTHLQDFTMLELYAGYENYEFLLNLAEKMFTAIVKILGKEEIEFGGQKISLKGPFPRIDLVEAISREAGLDLATASDDDIRAKIKELKIEVANLPKLGRGNLIDALYKKVLREKIVNPTFIVGHPVELSPLSRRNDANPQKVDRFQLVINGWEVINAFSELTDADDQAERFAKQQKARDGGDPEAMENDEEFVRALAHGMPPAAGWGIGIDRLTALLTNSDNLKDVVLFPLLKPEK from the coding sequence ATGAACGAGCCCAAAAATATTTCCGAAGAGAAAATGCGCCGCGAACGCGCCGCCGCTTTGCGCGCTGCCGGCGTGAATCCTTTCGCTGACCGCTTCGTCAAAACGCACGATCTCACCGCTGCGCGAGCACTGAAAGACGGCACGCCCGCTGTCGCGGTCGCCGGGAGAATTTTGCAGCTGCGCCAGATGGGCAAGCTCGCCTTTTTGAAATTAGCGAGTCTATCCGGCGAATATCAGATTGTGATTCAGGATGGTCAAACGGCGGACTTCGCGCTGTGGGCGAAAAATCTCGACCTCGGCGACATCGTCGGCGCGAGCGGTACGACCTTCACGACGAAGCACGGCGAACCGAGCCTGCTCGTCGCGGAGCTGACAATGTTGACGAAAAGCCTTTCCCCACTGCCTGAGAAATTTCACGGACTCGCTGACATTGAAAAAAAATACCGCGAGCGCCACCTCGACCTCGCGACGAATCGCGAGACGCGCGAGCGCTTTTTGTTTCGTTCGCAGCTGATCAAATCCCTGCGCAGCTTTTTTGAAAATGAAGGCTTCGTCGAAGTCGAGACACCTGTGCTGCAGTCCAAGCCGAGCGGCGCCGTCGCCAAACCTTTTCGCACGCACCACGAAGCGCTGGATTTCGACTGCGTTTTGAGAATCGCGCCCGAGACTTATTTGAAGCGCTGCCTGATTGGCGGCTTCGAGCGCGTTTTCGAATTCGCCCGCTGCTTCCGCAACGAAGGCATCGACCCGACACACCTCCAGGATTTCACGATGCTCGAGCTCTACGCCGGTTATGAGAATTATGAATTTTTGTTGAATCTAGCGGAAAAAATGTTCACCGCGATTGTGAAAATTTTGGGCAAAGAGGAGATTGAATTTGGCGGACAAAAAATTTCACTCAAGGGACCCTTCCCGAGAATCGACCTCGTCGAGGCGATTTCGCGAGAAGCCGGACTCGATCTCGCGACCGCGAGCGACGATGACATTCGCGCGAAAATCAAAGAGCTCAAAATCGAAGTGGCGAATTTGCCGAAACTCGGTCGCGGCAATCTGATCGACGCGCTGTACAAAAAAGTCCTGCGCGAGAAAATCGTGAATCCGACTTTCATCGTCGGTCACCCCGTCGAGCTCTCCCCGCTCTCCCGCCGCAACGACGCGAATCCGCAAAAAGTCGACCGCTTCCAGCTCGTGATCAATGGCTGGGAGGTGATTAACGCCTTCTCAGAATTGACCGACGCCGACGATCAAGCCGAGCGCTTCGCCAAACAACAAAAAGCACGCGACGGCGGTGATCCTGAGGCGATGGAAAATGACGAAGAATTTGTCCGCGCACTGGCGCACGGTATGCCACCCGCGGCCGGTTGGGGCATCGGCATCGATCGCCTCACCGCGCTCCTGACAAATTCGGACAATCTGAAAGATGTAGTGCTATTTCCGCTACTGAAGCCGGAGAAATAA
- a CDS encoding transposase, translating into MRASSHPDRDRKLPRLKDFDYATDGAYFVTICTHNRANIFGEIQNDKMVLNESGRVAEKCWREIPDHFPNAKLDEFVVMPNHVHGVIWIENSEKITKRVGNADLRSLQIPCSPQTQSQKIDRTKMAIPKIIHGFKSSVTRIIRQRNSQIYSVWQKSFHDHVIREDDELNNIRDYIWQNPRDWEKDEERLRK; encoded by the coding sequence ATGCGCGCCTCGTCTCACCCCGACCGCGACCGCAAATTGCCGCGACTGAAAGATTTCGATTACGCGACCGACGGCGCATATTTTGTGACGATCTGCACACACAATCGCGCAAATATTTTTGGCGAGATTCAAAATGACAAAATGGTTTTGAATGAATCAGGTCGGGTCGCCGAGAAATGTTGGCGCGAGATCCCCGACCATTTTCCGAATGCGAAATTGGATGAATTCGTGGTGATGCCAAATCATGTGCATGGGGTGATTTGGATTGAAAATTCGGAAAAAATTACAAAACGCGTAGGGAACGCAGATCTGCGTTCCCTACAAATACCGTGTTCTCCACAAACACAATCACAAAAAATTGATCGAACCAAAATGGCGATTCCAAAAATAATTCACGGATTCAAATCATCGGTCACCCGAATCATCCGCCAACGAAATTCCCAAATTTATTCCGTCTGGCAGAAATCATTTCACGACCATGTCATTCGCGAGGACGACGAATTAAATAACATTCGAGATTACATCTGGCAGAACCCGAGAGATTGGGAAAAGGACGAGGAACGATTGAGAAAATAA
- the recJ gene encoding single-stranded-DNA-specific exonuclease RecJ — translation MDRLSLLGRRWIFPRESASGDFLTQLKKVRGIDASEIHSGAKMRDLTRAAARINLAIEKGERILIVGDYDADGVTASVILFKAITQLGGAVSVRLPHRMRDGYGLNAQFIEEAKTLGVKLIVTVDNGISAVAEVALANQLGIEVIITDHHTPPQVLPPALAIVNPKQKNCTYPDKNLSGAAVALKLAENLGELPTELRNEMLALAAIGTLADVCPLTGENRALVAAGLAALPKIRNVGLQKILANAGVKGKVSADDIGFRVAPRLNAAGRLADPLVAFQALAHGAGEKFADELERLNRERQGFTAKILAEVEEQLGKCGAEKILVASGDFHPGIIGLAAANLAEKYFRPAIVMSTQTDNLVGSCRSPLADFDITAALTACSDLLAKFGGHRGAAGFTLVGKNQAEFEKQIAAFAEKNIATVALTPTLDLDLEVAENILTEKFLNELETLAPFGMGNAEPNLLWRAAPLADIRAIGDEGKHLKMQVGGQKITAIAFRFGEFAAALEKQKTADLVFNFGENVWNGNRELQLRIVDAR, via the coding sequence ATGGATCGCCTTTCTCTTCTCGGCCGCCGATGGATCTTCCCGCGCGAGTCAGCGAGCGGCGATTTCTTGACGCAGCTAAAGAAAGTACGCGGCATCGATGCTAGTGAAATTCACTCCGGCGCGAAAATGCGCGACCTCACGCGAGCCGCGGCGCGCATCAATCTAGCGATTGAAAAAGGCGAGCGCATTTTGATTGTCGGCGATTACGACGCAGACGGTGTGACAGCGTCGGTGATTCTTTTCAAGGCAATCACGCAGCTCGGCGGCGCGGTCAGCGTGCGCCTGCCCCACCGCATGCGCGACGGTTATGGTTTGAATGCGCAATTTATCGAGGAAGCGAAAACTCTCGGCGTGAAGCTCATCGTGACGGTGGACAATGGTATCTCGGCGGTCGCGGAAGTCGCGCTCGCCAATCAGCTCGGCATCGAGGTGATCATCACCGACCACCACACGCCGCCGCAGGTTTTGCCGCCGGCTTTAGCCATCGTCAATCCGAAGCAAAAAAATTGTACTTATCCAGACAAAAATCTGAGCGGCGCGGCAGTCGCGCTGAAGCTCGCGGAAAATCTAGGCGAGCTGCCGACTGAGCTCAGGAATGAAATGCTCGCACTCGCGGCAATCGGCACACTCGCCGATGTCTGCCCGCTCACGGGTGAAAATCGCGCGCTCGTCGCCGCCGGCCTCGCGGCGCTGCCGAAAATTCGGAATGTGGGTTTGCAGAAAATTTTGGCGAATGCCGGAGTCAAAGGCAAAGTCTCGGCGGATGACATCGGCTTCCGCGTCGCACCGCGGCTGAATGCCGCCGGTCGCCTCGCCGACCCACTGGTCGCGTTTCAGGCTTTGGCGCATGGCGCGGGAGAAAAATTCGCCGACGAACTCGAACGACTGAATCGCGAACGACAGGGTTTCACGGCGAAAATTTTGGCTGAGGTCGAGGAGCAGCTGGGGAAATGCGGCGCCGAAAAAATTCTCGTCGCGAGCGGTGATTTCCACCCCGGCATCATCGGACTCGCCGCCGCGAATCTCGCCGAGAAATATTTTCGCCCGGCGATCGTGATGAGCACGCAAACGGACAATCTCGTCGGCAGCTGTCGCTCCCCCCTCGCGGACTTCGACATCACCGCAGCACTCACCGCCTGCAGCGACCTGCTCGCGAAATTCGGCGGTCACCGCGGCGCAGCGGGCTTCACGCTAGTAGGAAAAAATCAGGCGGAATTCGAAAAACAAATTGCGGCTTTTGCGGAAAAAAATATCGCGACCGTCGCGCTCACGCCGACGCTCGACCTCGATCTGGAAGTCGCGGAAAATATTTTGACGGAAAAATTTTTAAATGAACTGGAAACGCTCGCACCCTTCGGCATGGGCAATGCCGAACCCAATCTGCTCTGGCGCGCTGCTCCGCTCGCGGATATTCGCGCCATCGGCGACGAAGGCAAACATCTGAAAATGCAAGTCGGTGGACAAAAAATCACCGCCATCGCTTTTCGCTTCGGTGAATTCGCAGCCGCGCTGGAAAAACAAAAAACCGCCGACCTGGTTTTCAACTTCGGCGAAAATGTGTGGAATGGCAATCGCGAGCTCCAGCTCCGCATCGTCGACGCACGCTGA